A stretch of Sulfurimonas autotrophica DSM 16294 DNA encodes these proteins:
- a CDS encoding ribonucleoside-diphosphate reductase subunit alpha, with protein MITVIKRNGRTEPLDISKIQKYTSAAVKGLGNVSQSELEVDAQIHFRDGITSKEIQETLIKTAVDKIDIDAPNWTFVASRLFLFNLYHQVNGFTGYCKLEKYFEKGEKEGRILLGLKEMYDLDELEKHIKPERDLQFNYLGIKTLYDRYLIKDRDSNPIELPQHMFMAIAMFLAQREENRQEWAIKFYNMISKFEVMLATPTLSNARTPRHQLSSCYIGSTPDNIEGIFDAYKEMAMLSKFGGGIGWDWTQVRSMGSYIDGHKNAAGGTIPFLKITNDIAIAVDQLGTRKGAIAVYLEPWHIDINDFLDLKKNSGEERRRAHDLFPSLWLNDMFMKRVEEDGIWTLFDPYDTRELTNMYGEEFNKRYLELEQDESIIKEKVKAKDLWKKILTSYFETGSPFLCFKDNANRANPNDHYGIIRSSNLCTEIFQNTQPNHYKIKFIFENGESVSYEENEMVTVDSGITKPAKKVTALDSLGGLPIFVVEKEKVDGSTAVCNLASINLSRVNTKKDIDRIVPTAIRCLDNVIDLNFYPVEKVKRTNMRSRSIGLGVMGEAQMLAEAGTMWGSQEHFDKIDEIMESVCYNAVSASSDLAAEKGSYPEFEGSKWSRGIMPQDHANAEVVNLVDRGGLFASTYEWDELRAKVKKQGMRNGYLMAVAPTSSISILTGTTQAIEPVFKRKWSEENLSGLIPVVVPNLSPDTWSYYTPAYDLNQTVLIKAAAIRQKWIDQGQSLNIFITLDKASGRYLNEIYMLAWKLGLKSTYYLRSQSPEMVSDVEDRSMECVGCQ; from the coding sequence ATGATAACAGTTATAAAAAGAAACGGACGGACAGAACCTTTAGATATTTCTAAAATTCAAAAGTATACTTCTGCAGCTGTAAAAGGTTTGGGCAATGTAAGTCAAAGTGAACTTGAGGTTGATGCACAAATTCACTTTCGTGATGGCATAACATCAAAAGAGATACAAGAAACTTTAATTAAAACTGCAGTCGACAAAATAGACATAGATGCACCGAACTGGACATTTGTCGCTTCACGTCTTTTTCTTTTCAATCTGTATCATCAAGTAAACGGATTCACAGGCTACTGTAAACTTGAAAAATATTTTGAAAAAGGTGAAAAAGAGGGACGCATCCTTTTAGGACTTAAAGAGATGTATGACCTTGATGAACTTGAAAAGCACATCAAGCCCGAAAGAGATTTACAGTTTAACTACCTTGGTATTAAAACACTCTATGACAGATACCTGATAAAAGACAGAGATTCTAACCCAATAGAACTTCCTCAGCATATGTTTATGGCAATAGCAATGTTCTTGGCTCAGCGTGAAGAAAACCGTCAAGAATGGGCTATTAAATTTTATAACATGATTAGTAAATTTGAAGTGATGCTTGCAACACCGACACTCTCTAATGCCAGAACGCCGAGACACCAGTTGAGTTCATGTTATATCGGTTCAACGCCTGATAATATAGAGGGAATTTTTGATGCCTATAAAGAGATGGCAATGCTTTCTAAATTCGGTGGAGGAATCGGCTGGGACTGGACACAGGTCCGCTCAATGGGCTCTTATATAGACGGACATAAAAATGCAGCCGGCGGTACCATACCGTTTTTAAAAATTACAAATGACATCGCCATTGCCGTAGATCAGCTCGGTACTCGTAAAGGAGCAATAGCCGTTTACCTTGAACCGTGGCATATAGATATTAACGACTTCTTGGATTTAAAGAAAAACTCCGGTGAAGAGCGTCGACGTGCACATGATCTATTTCCATCACTTTGGCTTAATGACATGTTTATGAAACGTGTTGAAGAAGATGGCATATGGACACTTTTTGATCCTTATGACACCAGAGAACTTACTAACATGTATGGTGAAGAATTCAACAAACGTTACTTAGAATTAGAACAAGATGAAAGTATCATCAAAGAAAAAGTAAAAGCCAAAGATTTATGGAAAAAGATACTTACATCTTATTTTGAAACCGGTTCGCCGTTTCTTTGTTTTAAAGATAATGCTAACCGAGCAAACCCGAATGATCATTATGGAATTATTCGCAGCTCAAACCTTTGTACAGAAATTTTTCAAAACACACAGCCTAACCATTATAAAATCAAATTTATTTTTGAAAATGGTGAAAGTGTAAGCTATGAAGAAAACGAGATGGTAACAGTTGACAGCGGTATAACAAAACCGGCTAAAAAAGTTACTGCTCTGGATTCACTTGGCGGATTGCCGATTTTTGTTGTAGAGAAAGAAAAAGTTGATGGCTCAACTGCTGTTTGTAATCTTGCTTCTATCAACCTTTCACGTGTAAATACAAAAAAAGATATAGACAGAATCGTACCGACTGCCATTAGATGTTTGGACAATGTTATTGACTTGAACTTCTATCCTGTTGAAAAGGTAAAACGTACTAACATGCGAAGTCGTTCTATCGGTTTGGGTGTTATGGGTGAAGCACAAATGTTAGCAGAGGCCGGCACTATGTGGGGAAGTCAGGAACATTTTGACAAAATAGATGAAATTATGGAATCTGTTTGTTATAACGCTGTTTCTGCATCTTCTGATTTGGCAGCTGAAAAAGGAAGTTATCCTGAGTTTGAAGGCAGTAAGTGGAGTAGAGGAATAATGCCTCAGGACCATGCAAATGCTGAAGTAGTTAATTTGGTTGACCGCGGCGGACTATTTGCATCTACCTACGAATGGGATGAATTACGTGCAAAAGTAAAAAAACAGGGTATGAGAAACGGTTATTTGATGGCTGTTGCACCTACGTCATCTATATCAATTTTAACGGGTACAACACAGGCTATAGAACCTGTCTTTAAGCGTAAATGGTCAGAAGAAAATCTCAGCGGACTTATTCCTGTTGTTGTACCAAATCTGTCGCCTGATACATGGAGTTATTACACTCCGGCATATGATTTAAATCAGACAGTTCTTATTAAAGCTGCAGCAATTCGTCAAAAATGGATAGATCAGGGGCAATCACTTAATATCTTCATTACCCTGGATAAAGCGAGCGGGCGTTATTTAAATGAGATTTATATGCTTGCATGGAAACTAGGGCTTAAATCTACCTACTACCTGCGTTCACAGTCACCTGAAATGGTAAGCGATGTAGAAGACAGAAGCATGGAGTGTGTCGGTTGCCAATAG